In Uranotaenia lowii strain MFRU-FL chromosome 2, ASM2978415v1, whole genome shotgun sequence, one genomic interval encodes:
- the LOC129742298 gene encoding uncharacterized protein LOC129742298 codes for MPSSSASASAKKLPSLKVLQTKLKGLQTSFNNIEHYVQNFPESVSVHQILVRLEKLEELWDKVSETSCEIESHDEFLSDVEVFTKERSDFENRFFEVKAFLIERQREQFNSTVDEISMRHSDSVLPAAGEHVRLPQIKLQTFNGNVDDWLSFRDLFTSLIHLKHDLPEVEKLHYLKGCLEGEAKSLIDPLKVTKANYQIAWDLLNKRYNNSRVLRKRQVHVLLKLPSLSKESATELHGLLENFERIVYTLDQLLQPVDYKDLLLVEIFGSCLDPHTRRGWEEYSASHEQDTVKSLTEFVQRRIRVLESLPGRAVPDNRQESQNIIRKRQSVTRTSYNVTQNSFPKCPACSENHWLHLCSAFQRMSVANRESLVRNNNLCRNCFRQGHRANECSSKYSCRKCKARHHTMVCFRAENTNENNKSKQQVERHQSENSSRLAEVVGTSSRTTISNVAASEAVTSGAIEKRSTKVLLATAVIMMEDNLGIRYPARALLDSGSECNFATERLAQRMNVARERHNISVLGIGDSSTKVKHKFRATVHSRVSGYNQILEFLVLPKVTANLPSQSVHISNWNIPPEIQLADPTFFKSNGIDLVLGIPAFFSFFTSGNKMPIGDGLPMLTESVFGWVVSGEVESTGSLSYLGCNLAISKNLDELLERFWSCEEVGASHNYSPEEALCEAHFERTVRRGSDGRYMVTLPKNEHTFSELGDSREIALKRFQSLERRLLRDGDIRQQYTDFMREYENCGHMRKVEASGLDHNRCYLPHHPVVKEASTTTKLRVVFDASCATTSGRSLNDALLVGPVIQQDLRAIVMRCRIRPVMIVADIEKMFRQIWMDPNDSPLQSILWRSTPEHEIEIFELGTVTYGTKPAPFLATRVLKQLCCDEGRNFPLAAEAIENDTYMDDVISGAEDIQTAKAKVNQLISMTARGGFKLRKFASNQPQILEGLPEEDLAVSEITWDQDPAIKALGLTWLPNSDCFRFQFDIPMLPKDGLTKRKVLSIIATLFDPLGLLGATITTAKIFMQRLWTLRDTEGERLDWDVLLPPRVIEEWAQYHRHLPALNEIRVPRCVVTPKAARTELHCFSDASEKAYGGCLYLRNTDRDGNVTVNLLSSKSKVAPLKTQSLPRLELCGALITAELAKKVLEAIGKVDNVHFWSDSTCTLRWLESPPATWTTFVANRVAKIQGISDGYIWKHVPGKQNPADLISRGINPDNLLSNKLWWEGPEWLKSTPEHWPKLESTQLLEEPGELRNVHISTENHSFINDFILKYSTYSKLIRATAYWLRLIESFCQPKENMQRGFLSVQELHDAEMIIIKKIQNESFHEELKQLRLSKQVPRSSPLRWFNPKVTPDGILRIGGRLSHSDESFDAMHPMVLPAKHPFTEMLFAHHHEALLHAGPQLLLSTIRQRYWPLGGRHVVRKVVHKCQRCFRARPQILQQQMGDLPRSRVIVSRPFTKCGVDYFGPVFLKAGRRNAAIKTYVAVFVCMTTKAVHLELVGDLSTERFLQALRRMIGRRGKVSDMYSDNGTNFVGARNQLRELFAQLKNKQHNETVSKVLAADGVQWHFNPPSAPHFGGLWEAAVRSAKYHILRVVGGNAIDREDFETLLIQVEACLNSRPLTAMSDDPTELEPLTPGHFIAGGPLNALPEPDYGQVQLNRLSRWQLVQRRVQDIWKRWRLEYLSQLQSRTKNWSSPEKIIVGKLVIVVDENQPPMRWKMARIEELHPGDDGVVRVVTVKTANGSLKRPVAKLCLLPSPEEADAELVENQESRQ; via the coding sequence ATGCCATCATCTTCAGCATCAGCTTCGGCCAAGAAGCTGCCTTCTTTGAAGGTTCTTCAAACCAAACTAAAGGGATTGCAAACATCGTTCAACAATATTGAGCACTACGTCCAAAACTTCCCAGAGTCGGTCTCCGTCCATCAGATTTTGGTCCGTCTTGAGAAACTGGAGGAGTTATGGGATAAAGTTTCAGAAACATCTTGCGAGATTGAGAGCCACGACGAATTCTTGAGTGATGTAGAGGTCTTTACGAAAGAACGGtcagattttgaaaatcgtttttttgaaGTCAAAGCTTTTCTGATCGAAAGGCAAAGGGAGCAGTTTAACTCAACAGTCGACGAAATCTCCATGCGTCATTCAGATTCGGTATTACCTGCAGCAGGTGAACACGTTCGTTTGCCTCAAATAAAGCTGCAAACCTTCAACGGGAACGTGGACGATTGGCTGAGTTTTAGGGATCTCTTCACTTCATTGATCCACTTGAAGCACGATTTACCCGAGGTGGAAAAACTACATTATTTGAAAGGATGCCTGGAAGGGGAGGCCAAATCGCTTATAGATCCTCTCAAGGTTACTAAGGCTAACTATCAGATAGCCTGGGATTTATTGAACAAACGCTATAACAACAGTAGGGTTCTTCGAAAGCGTCAGGTGCATGTTCTCTTGAAACTACCGTCTCTATCTAAGGAATCAGCTACTGAGCTACATGGGTTACTCGAGAATTTCGAACGCATTGTTTACACCTTAGATCAACTTCTTCAACCCGTTGATTATAAGGATCTTTTGTTGGTGGAAATTTTCGGCTCTTGTTTAGATCCCCACACGAGGCGTGGATGGGAAGAATACTCCGCATCTCATGAACAGGACACAGTCAAATCTCTCACCGAATTTGTCCAGAGAAGAATCAGGGTATTGGAGTCTTTGCCTGGAAGAGCGGTTCCAGACAATAGACAAGAATCGCAAAACATTATTAGGAAAAGGCAATCAGTAACGCGTACTAGCTACAACGTAACTCAAAACTCGTTCCCGAAATGTCCGGCTTGCTCTGAAAATCATTGGCTTCATCTCTGCTCAGCTTTCCAACGGATGTCAGTTGCTAACAGGGAGTCTTTGGTTCGAAACAACAACCTTTGTCGCAACTGCTTTCGCCAAGGTCATCGTGCAAATGAATGCTCATCGAAATATTCGTGCAGGAAATGTAAGGCTAGGCACCATACCATGGTGTGTTTTAGAGCGGAAAACACGAATGAAAACAACAAGAGCAAACAGCAGGTCGAACGTCATCAATCAGAAAACTCATCAAGGCTCGCCGAAGTAGTAGGAACTTCGTCCAGAACCACTATTTCTAACGTTGCTGCATCTGAAGCTGTTACTTCTGGCGCGATTGAAAAAAGGTCCACCAAGGTTTTATTGGCAACAGCGGTGATTATGATGGAGGATAATTTGGGAATTCGTTATCCAGCCCGTGCACTACTGGATTCAGGATCTGAATGCAATTTCGCAACTGAACGTTTAGCTCAACGGATGAATGTTGCAAGGGAGCGACACAATATTTCGGTGCTTGGTATCGGCGATTCTTCCACCAAGGTCAAACACAAATTTCGAGCTACCGTCCACTCGAGAGTTTCTGGCTAcaatcaaattttggaatttttggtaCTCCCAAAGGTAACAGCAAATCTCCCGTCTCAATCCGTACACATATCGAACTGGAATATTCCTCCCGAAATTCAGTTGGCTGACCCGACCTTCTTCAAATCGAATGGAATCGATCTTGTCTTGGGAATTCCTGCATTCTTCAGCTTTTTCACGTCTGGAAACAAAATGCCCATTGGAGATGGGCTACCGATGTTGACTGAATCTGTGTTCGGATGGGTGGTGTCAGGCGAAGTGGAATCTACTGGGAGTTTGAGTTACTTAGGATGCAACTTGGCAATATCAAAGAATCTGGATGAACTTTTAGAGCGGTTTTGGTCCTGTGAGGAAGTAGGAGCCTCTCATAACTATTCTCCGGAGGAAGCGCTTTGTGAGGCACATTTTGAGCGCACTGTCCGTCGTGGTTCAGACGGACGCTACATGGTAACACTTCCCAAGAACGAGCACACTTTCTCAGAACTTGGTGATTCAAGGGAGATCGCACTGAAAAGGTTTCAGAGTCTTGAGAGACGATTGTTGAGGGATGGAGATATTCGGCAACAATATACCGACTTCATGCGAGAATATGAAAATTGCGGACACATGCGGAAGGTGGAGGCAAGTGGTTTGGATCACAATCGGTGCTATCTACCACATCATCCCGTGGTGAAAGAGGCCAGCACAACGACGAAGCTGAGGGTCGTTTTCGACGCTTCATGTGCGACAACATCGGGACGGTCCCTAAATGACGCTCTACTGGTAGGGCCCGTTATTCAGCAGGATTTAAGGGCAATTGTCATGCGTTGCCGAATTCGACCGGTCATGATAGTGGCGGACATCGAAAAGATGTTTCGTCAGATTTGGATGGACCCCAATGACTCACCACTCCAAAGCATTCTTTGGAGATCTACTCCCGAACACGAGATTGAAATCTTCGAGCTAGGTACTGTAACGTACGGAACGAAACCGGCACCATTCCTTGCCACGCGGGTGCTGAAACAACTTTGTTGTGACGAGGGTCGCAATTTTCCATTGGCAGCAGAGGCAATCGAGAATGACACATATATGGATGATGTCATTTCCGGAGCTGAGGATATCCAAACGGCTAAGGCGAAGGTTAATCAACTAATTTCTATGACGGCTAGAGGAGGTTTCAAATTGCGAAAATTTGCTTCGAATCAACCACAAATTTTAGAAGGATTACCGGAGGAAGATTTGGCGGTATCTGAAATCACTTGGGATCAAGATCCGGCAATCAAGGCACTCGGTCTTACTTGGCTGCCTAACTCAGACTGTTTTAGGTTTCAATTCGACATTCCAATGCTCCCCAAAGATGGACTCACGAAACGGAAGGTTCTCTCGATCATCGCTACTCTTTTTGACCCCCTCGGACTTTTGGGTGCCACGATTACCACGGCAAAAATATTCATGCAGCGCTTGTGGACGCTGCGCGACACGGAAGGGGAACGGTTGGATTGGGATGTCTTACTTCCCCCCAGAGTGATCGAGGAATGGGCTCAATATCATCGACATCTGCCTGCATTAAATGAGATACGAGTTCCACGATGCGTTGTCACTCCGAAAGCAGCCCGAACGGAACTCCATTGCTTCTCCGATGCCTCCGAGAAGGCCTATGGCGGCTGTTTATACTTACGGAATACGGATAGGGATGGAAATGTAACGGTCAATCTTCTATCATCAAAATCGAAAGTGGCGCCTTTGAAGACCCAATCCTTACCTCGGCTGGAATTGTGTGGAGCATTAATTACAGCAGAGTTAGCAAAAAAGGTCCTCGAAGCAATAgggaaggtcgataacgttcacTTCTGGTCAGATTCTACGTGCACTCTTCGATGGCTCGAATCTCCCCCAGCTACATGGACAACATTTGTAGCAAACCGTGTGGCAAAAATTCAGGGAATTTCGGATGGCTACATTTGGAAGCATGTTCCAGGAAAACAAAACCCTGCTGACTTAATTTCCCGGGGAATCAATCCAGACAATCTTCTTTCAAATAAACTATGGTGGGAAGGTCCAGAGTGGCTTAAATCAACCCCAGAGCATTGGCCAAAACTAGAATCTACTCAACTTCTTGAAGAGCCTGGGGAATTACGGAACGTTCATATTTCTACGGAAAATCATTCATTTATcaacgactttattttaaaatattcgacCTATTCGAAACTTATTCGTGCAACAGCCTACTGGCTACGActaattgaatcattttgtCAACCGAAGGAAAACATGCAACGGGGATTTCTTTCAGTTCAAGAGCTACATGATGCAGAaatgattattattaaaaagATCCAGAATGAATCATTCCACGAAGAGCTGAAGCAGTTACGACTATCGAAACAGGTCCCTCGAAGCTCTCCATTGCGGTGGTTTAATCCCAAGGTCACTCCCGACGGAATTCTTCGAATTGGCGGCAGGTTATCACACTCAGACGAGTCCTTTGACGCGATGCATCCTATGGTTCTCCCGGCTAAGCACCCTTTCACGGAAATGTTGTTTGCACATCATCACGAAGCCTTATTGCATGCAGGCCCACAACTTCTACTGAGCACTATTCGCCAACGGTATTGGCCACTTGGTGGAAGGCATGTTGTCAGGAAGGTAGTCCACAAATGTCAGCGATGTTTCCGAGCTAGGCCTCAAATTCTCCAGCAGCAGATGGGAGATCTCCCGAGGTCCAGAGTTATCGTTTCAAGACCTTTCACCAAATGCGGCGTGGATTATTTTGGTCCGGTATTCCTAAAGGCTGGACGTCGAAATGCAGCTATCAAAACTTACGTCGCAGTTTTTGTGTGTATGACCACAAAGGCGGTCCATCTCGAACTGGTCGGTGATCTCTCAACTGAGAGATTTCTACAAGCGTTGCGGCGAATGATAGGCAGGCGAGGCAAGGTTTCGGATATGTACTCCGACAATGGTACGAATTTTGTTGGGGCGAGAAACCAGTTACGAGAACTATTTGCCCAGCTGAAAAATAAGCAACACAACGAGACGGTTTCGAAGGTATTGGCAGCGGATGGAGTGCAATGGCATTTTAACCCTCCAAGCGCCCCACATTTTGGCGGTTTATGGGAGGCCGCAGTTCGTTCTGCGAAGTATCATATTTTGCGAGTGGTAGGTGGAAATGCGATAGACCGAGAGgattttgaaactttattgATACAAGTAGAAGCATGTTTGAATTCTCGGCCTTTAACTGCCATGTCCGATGATCCAACGGAACTAGAGCCTCTAACACCGGGACATTTTATAGCGGGCGGTCCACTCAATGCACTTCCAGAACCTGATTACGGACAGGTGCAATTGAACAGATTGAGTAGGTGGCAATTGGTACAACGGAGAGTCCAGGATATTTGGAAACGATGGAGGTTGGAATACTTGTCACAGCTGCAGAGTAGAACGAAGAATTGGAGTTcaccagaaaaaataatcgttgGAAAATTGGTCATAGTGGTTGACGAAAATCAGCCACCGATGCGGTGGAAAATGGCTAGGATAGAGGAGTTACACCCAGGAGATGATGGCGTGGTGCGAGTTGTAACCGTCAAAACAGCAAATGGATCCTTGAAGCGACCGGTTGCAAAATTGTGCCTATTGCCATCACCAGAAGAAGCAGATGCGGAATTAGTCGAGAATCAAGAGTCTCGCCAATAA